The region tcctcctcctcctcctcctcctattccctccctcccccttttcttctccaacTCCTCTACCGCTTGTCCTCCACCTCCTTGTCCACATTTTATTTGCACGAGTGTCTTGCCCCTCCGCACGCCTTTGTACACCCTCAGGAGTTAGAAGAGAGCGTTAGGTCTAGAACTGGAgatgcaggcagttgtgagccgggATGTAGGGTACAGGACTCGAACCTGGCTTCTTGGGGcgggccgggggtgggggtggggagcagtaAGTAACCCTAACCACTGAGGTGTCCTTTCCAGCCCTTAGAACAgcggttctcaatcttcctagtCCTGCGCTCCATTAGTGCAGttcgtgttgtggtgaccaccccacccccgccccgcggCCCTAAAGTTACAATTTTATAATTGTAATCTTCCTCATGAAACATAGTGTAAGTAAAGTATCTGGAGCGCAGCCCTGTGGGGgcgtgacccacagattgagacatcccccctcccccccagtccCTTCCGAGGAAATTTGAGGGCCCGGGACAGGAAGGGATGCGCCTCAGTTCTGAAAGAATGTAGTAAACTTTCCAAAGTGCACAGCCTCCTGCCTTGACACAGTAGTATGGTGAAtgtttatcttcttcttctttttttttttgttgagctAATTTGTTTTACCTTAAGGAaaattttttatgacttttaaaaactcaaaaggtTTGGCTGCAGTTCATAGCGATTGGAAGTTGTTAATGTATTCCTGACTTTGTTACTTGGGATTTTATTGTATTgtcacagtttttaaaagatgtatatgcttttttttttgtctgtcgtaaccgtgtgtgtgtgtgtgtgtgtgtgtgtgtgtgtgtgtgtgtgtgtgtgtgtgtgtgtgtgtgagagagagagagagagagagagagagagagacagacaagttaCTGTTATTGTAGAAATAACAGCATTTTTATTGAAATCAATTTAATGcctgacttctttctctttctgtctttcttgccttctttgGCCTGACATACATGAAGGATCCTGGGGAGAAGATGCAGAATCCCTGGAAATTGACTTACAGATAGTTGTGGGggttaggaactgaacttgggctcTCTTCAGGAGTAACAAGTGTTGTTTACTGCTGAGCTGTTCCCTCAGCCACAACACCTGACTTCTCTTTCACCTCAAAAAGCATGTTTTCTTCAAGCACAGTATTGCTTGCTTTTTTGCTTATTTAGTAGTGCTAATCCTGTACATTTTAGAAGCTATTGCTAAAGCATCTCTTTGATCTTAAATCGTGTGTGGTGACATCCTGTGAGTGGTTCTACACTTTGATTTTTCCTCATTGAGTTCCTGTATTCTCTAAGTGTGATGTGTGATCACAGCAGTATTGATGATCTATTGTCTATCTGCTTTTGCTGAAAGCCAGTTTCAGATTAACTAAGTATATGACACAACATCTCAcatgtatccttggctggcctctgcttcccagtcgTACTCGATAAGGTGTATGGCGAGGGGTTGAAGAGGTGacccaacagttaagagcactgctgttcttggagaggacctgggctcagttcccagcacctacatggtggccaGCTTACAACTGTTTGTATGCTAGTCTCAAAATGCCCTCTTTTAACCACTTTGGTTACATATTcgtaaaacaattttttaaagatactgtTCATTTTCTGATGTTTGTTCAGGTAGGCCTTACTATAATactgttttccctttttaattgtAGAAGACGTGTAACAATGGCTGCTGTTTATTCTGGTATTTCCTTTAAACTTAAAAGCAAGACAACTTCCTGGGAAGATAAACTAAAATTAGCTCACTTTGCTTGGATTTCTCATCAGTGCTTTCTACCAAATAAAGAACAAGTAAGTTTAATGTAAAACTTATACATTTTATGAGCTAAAATAATTATATGCACAACTTAGATATTGACATTTATTTCAAAGATTAGAAAACATGCTGGGGGAAAAATGTCACTGGAAGTGTAATATCAGTGATGAAGCGGTGGGAGCTTTCAGTTTGCTAGGTGGAAGGTTGAGACATCAGGAAGTGCTAGTCTATGTGTGAAGGAGAGCTAGAAACAGGTACCAATTATAATGCTGTTCtaatgggattcttttttttttttttaaagacttattttatgtatctgagtacattgtcactgtcttcagacacaccagaagagggtatcaggtcctaatacagatggttgtgagccaccatgtggttgctgggaattgaactcaggacctctggaagagcagtcagtgctcttaaccactgagccatctctctaagcccatgtaataattttctaaaaaagatCCACTGTGTCACCTCTAGGGTGACATCAAGGGCATTGCATTGACCTCAAGGGGCAGGAGAGGACCCCAAGATTAGATGCCTACTCTCTGGGGTTGGGGCTGCAGCATTCCTGGTATTGTGGCCTGGCCACAGCTGTGCTCCAGGCCCCAGGGAGGCTGGAATCCCCCTTCCCTCCTGGCCTGGGAGGCTGAATTgtcctccctaccccacccccacccccacccccacctccactccatAAGCTCCACAGGTTAAGGGAACAAGCAAGACAGTaaaaatagtcaaggaacaagaCAATAAGCAAAGTCCCAtgatcactgtttctaagggTTTATAAGATTGACCAAgattatctgagcctacttccctgtcttAGGCCAAAGTCAAACTCTTGCTTGAGGTCTTCTTGTTCTAGCTcaaaatcagattcctgcctgagctAACTTCccctgtcctggcccaatgtcacattCCTGCCAAGTGGCCCCAAAAGTGCTCCACAACATTATTGTTTTTCCTTAATAAacatttcaagatttttttcaagatttcaAAACATATTAGTATGTAATGTTgacaaaaatgatttaaaaatatgctttCACTGTACATCTCATGCTACCATTGAGTTGAGATCGTTTGGCCTCAGCTTCCAAGTGCTGATACTAATAGCATGTGGAACCATGTTCAGACTATTTGTTTCAAACAGGCTCTGGCTGTGTTACCAGTCATCTTGAACTTGTAGACTGCAGTGCTCCTCCTGCAGTGTTTCACCCTCAGTGGTAACTGATACTGCAGACATATTTTAAcaggaaatgttttgtttttcttgcaatAGAATTTGGTCATGCCTGGGTGTCCCTTTAATGTTGAAAATCTTTCTCTCATGTAAAAACTTCATTTACATAAtgttttctacaaatccaggttTTACTTGATTGGGCAAGACAGTCATTGGTTGCGTTTTATAAGAAGAAGCTTGAACTGCAGGAAGATATTGTCGAAAGGCTCTGGGTCTATGTAGACAACATTCTACATAGCAGGAGATTACAGAATCTCCTCAAGAATGGAAAGACTATAAATCTTCAGATTTCCCTTGTCAAGGTAAATAGAGAATGGTCTCTTCTGTTGGTTGTATTCTGTGCATCTTTATAAATTTCTTGTTACTGCTTAAACTTGTTTTAGAAACTTATGTGACTGTGTGGGAAATttcagggaagggaaggaagtagTAATAGTATCCCCCCACTTCCCCAAAAACTACTTCTCTTTtgaacagggtctctctttgtaaccctggatgtcctggaactttctacatagaccaggctggccgtaAACTCAAAAAGATCTGCGTGCCTCTGCCACCTGGTATTTGtaagcatgggccaccatgcctggcctataACCATCTGCTCTGACACCCacattcctctttctttgtaTACCCATGTGCCGTGAACATGGATGTGTATCATCAGAGCTGGTTTGATTACTTTTAAGTGGGAAAGGTAGCTACCATATTCTAACTACActgacacacaaatacagacacttgTAATTCTCCGGAGGGAGATCAAAGATCAAAATGGGCAGGAATTTATCTCAAGGATTTTTGACTAAAATCAGAAAAGTCTGAACTTCATTGTCAAAACAATATTTTCAGATGCCACGATAATAGGTATTACCATTAAACTCTAGTACCAATGAGCAGTTAGTACTCATGACAGGCTCAAAGGGCATGAGGATATAACTGCCCTCACATGAATAGTATGTGGcagtgttgggatttgaacctggataTGCCTGTTTGCCAAGCTGTTCAGCCAGAGCCTCACAGAATAGAATGGAACAGAATAGagaacaaagaagtaaaaatggTGCAGTAATTCTTAAGACCACCACGCCCTTTATTGTGACACTTTGAAAAATGGGTTGCTCTGATTGGTCTTTGGGCAAGTCTAGAGTGTGTCTGTATTTAAGAAATAatacttaaaagttttaaaataaatgtatgtttatagttataaaatattactaaaagACACATACAGTTTGAACACAAGTTCTGCTTTCAGGTCTAAGTATGGAAAAGATTTTTTACTGATGAACTATATAGTAAAATATCTGGAGGCCACTGGTGATGTGTTGACATCTTAGAATTCAGCACATTTGctgcaacttttaaaaaaataagctagTAATAAcatgagtggggttggggatttagctcagtggtagagcgcttgcctagcaagcgcaaggccctgggtttggtccccagctccgaaaagaaaaaagaaaaaaaaaataacatgagtGGAGATGACTACTTTGTGCAGGGGCTAATAGCTTAGCACATCAGACAGTTTTGATGCTTAGGTGTTTGGAAGGCTGGGAGCAGGTCACTGGCCTGACAGTGCATTTTTGGATCTGCCTGCTTGAGTGTCTGAATTTGGAATTTTGAAAGCTAAAAGCGGTGTCTGTAATATATGATAAAAAGGCAGGCTCATATGTCATAGACTGGCATCCAGCTAACTAGGTGATtgggggatgaccttgaacttctgatcatcttGTCTATACgtgctgagtgctgagattacaggcatggatGACCACACTtggtttatatggtgctggggattgagcatAGAGCTTCATGCATGTCAGGCAATTACTCTTCCAGTGGAGTTACAGCTCTCCCTGCTTTGGTGTTTCTAGTAGGAAAATCTGACTATCTTATATGTACATCTGCATCCACCAGGTCATGATGCAAATGCTACCTGAGGACACCGGGTAAAGATTTAGGGTCTAAACCTTTCTTCctgctgggttgcctcatccagccttgatgtgagggtTTGTTCCTAGTCTTTATTACATCTTATTAATGCCATGTTCGGTTGATatccctgagaggcctgctcttatctgaagggaaagggaggaactgAGGTTCGAGGCAGGAGGGGAGATGGAACTAGTTaggaactgggaagagtggagggagaggaggctgtAGTTGGGaagtattgtatgagagaagaataaacgaagaaaaaaatgactactGACTTAAGTTTTGCAAAGCCCAGCCTTTTGGAATTGGTTGGCAAGTTTAGAAAGGCACTAGATCTTTTCCGGGTTGACACTGACAGGAGATGGGTATGGCAAGTTCGTTAGAAGTAGAAAGGTCTGGTTATTCCTCATCAAGCGTCGCAGAGGAATGATTCTTTCGTGCTTTCTGAGCAGGTGTGGCTTTGGGTAGTCgtgaactttcttttctttcttaacattCAGATCATAAATGAGAAAATCGAAGAGTTCTCACTTTCGGGATCCAAGAGGAGTATCTGCGCCATCCTGAGTTGCTGCCAGGGCATCCTCTCAGCACCTGCCCTTGCTGTCATCTACACAGCCAAACCAGAGCTTATTGTGGCTttgctgagccagctctgctgGTCAGCCTGCAGACAACCAGAAGGAGCCATGACAGCCAAGCTATTTGAGGTCATTCATCTGGCTCTTGACCATTACCTCAAACTTCAGCAGCAACAAGCCAACCCTAGGCGTGTCTTTGGAGATATGACTGGCCACCTTTTCCAGCCCTGCCTAGTCCTGAGACACTTGCTTTTGGGGGGCACATGGACACAGGCTAGTCAGGGTCAGCTATGGCAGGTACTGAGCCGAGATATCAGGAGTAAGATTGATGCTGTTCTTCGAGGTGGCGTTTTTCGATATGATTTACTCTCATCCTATAAAGAGGAGCTCCTGGAACAGCAACAAGAGAACGTAAAGATGGGGGTCCTGAAGAATCTCCTCACTCCAATGGACACTGTGATTACGAGACTGGTGGAGCCTGACTATGTCAAGTCAGACCTGCATGCTTTGGTTGTGGCCAGCTCAGTATCCTTGTTGTACAGACTCTTTCTGGACTCATACCTTAAGGAAGAAAACCAGTTTCTCTGCTTTCAGGTTCTCCCCAGGTTGTTTGGCTGCTTGCAAATTTCACACCTGCAGGAGGGACAGATGGAAGCCCTGTCCCTCTCAGAGTGGACCACAGAGCTTCTGGCTGTAGAGCAACTACTAAACTTAGTGGCCACCTGTAACATCTACAATGTAGCTGCTGACAGGATTCGGCATGGGGAGACACAGTTCCACTTCTACCGCCGTGTGGCTGAGCTGCTGATCAACCATTCACAAGCATCTGTGCCAGCTTGGTTTCGCTGCCTTAAGATTCTGATGTCTCTAAATCATTTGATTTTAGAGCCAGACCTGGATGACCTGTTGTCTTCAGCTTGGATAGATGCAGAAGTAACAGAATTTCGAGCCAAAAAAGCCCAGGAGGTACTTATTAACACTGTCTTCCAGACGTATGCCAAGCTCCGACAGATGCCACAGTTGTTTCAGGAGCTTTTAGAGGTGATCTGCCGTCCAGCTGCTGAGGCACTTCGGCAGCCTTTGCTTGCCTCAGGCCTCTCTATGGCTCTCTGTGCGTGTTTTTTGGAGCTGCCACTGAGTCAGATCCTGGATACATGGTCCCTTGTACTGGATAAGTTCCAGTCTTTAGTCATGCCCTGTTTGCAGAGTGATACTGATATGGCTTTTAAGGCAATGTCACTGAGCTCTCTGCTACACTGCATCATGTTCAACATGCAGAGTCTGGACAATAACATGCCTCTGCCCATCATCAGACGGACACAGTGCATGATGGAGAGGATGCTGAGAGAGCTTGTGAAGCCCCTTTTGGGCCTTCTCCTGGACCTCTGGAGCCCAGAGCCTGAGCCATGGCAGCAGAAGGTGAGTGACTCTGCACTCTTACTCTCTTACACCTGGGCTCAGGTGGACACTACCCTGAGTTTGCACTGCAGCCAGTATTATTCTCTGGCAGTCTCCCTAGCCAGGGCTGCACTGGACAGCTCAAACCTCCCTTTGTTGCTACCAGGTGTGGAAACAGAGCTTTGGAAGAAGGTGGAAAAGTGTATAGCCCAGTCCAGGTCTCTCAGTAGGTACTGCTTAGAACAGCTGTACCTTCAGAAGGTGAAAAGGACTTTAATTCGGACTAATTCCCAGTCCAAAGAAGCCCTTCAAACCTTGAGGTTTGACACTGCCCACATTTTTGATTCTAGCAGAGACTGTTTAAGTCAGAAGACAGTAACTGCCTGGGATAGGCAGGTGTCGACGATGAATGAGTCCTTGTATCCTGTAGCACACTGGCACTTGATTGTATCAAACCTTACAGTTTTAATACCATATCTTTGTTTGAATGATGTGAGATATGTGGCCACTGTCTTGTTAAGAACTTTACCAACAAGTAAAGCCCAGGGAAGCTTGGCACCTGGTGAGTCATATGTCACACTTGAGAAAATATCCACAGCCCTCCTTCACAGCCCTCTCTTTCCAGAGATGCAGTCCCTCTATTCTGCCTTCCTGACTTGCATCATTGCAAAATGTTCTAACATTCTGTGTTCTGGTGCGCATAATGATCTGAGTCTTAGTCAGCAGCTCCCCTGGCTTTTTGGAAAGGACTACCACACACTTGTGGCTCACTGGGAAACCAGATTGGCCAAAGTTGGATCTGAAGGTGTAGAACCAAGAGGAGAAATTGCCCAGAATTTTCTATCCATGGTCAAGAGTGGTTTTCCAATCAAGCTGGATGAAGATCAACTGAAAGGCCTCCTGGAGCTCTTCAATGTCATCTCTGCCCTCCGCCTGGACAGCCTCTGGCCCTCTTACCACGTGCATTTGTTTTTCCTGCTGTTCTCCATGGCCGTCTCCACATTAGGGCATTGCTCTTGCCCCCTAGCCCTCCAGTTCTTGGTGAAGTGCTACCAGCTCCTCAGTGGtctgcagagaggaaggaacgcCCGCTCCGTATTCAGGGTCATGTACGTCAGTGACATCTTTGAGGTGGTGCTGACTTCACTGTTGCAAGCCAGTGCAGAGTTTCAAGTTAAGGAGGATGACCCTGCTTGGCTGCAGCTTCTTCAAGTGTCAGGGGTGTTCTTGGAACAGCTCATGCAAATGCTTATCCAAGCAAAACTGAGCTTGGTGCTCAATTTTGGGAAAATCACTGCCTTTCTCTCCAAGTACAGTAAGGGAGCTTCCAGCAAAGAATTGAATATCCAGAACCTTCGGAGCAGGCAACTGCTTCTGGTGGCTCTAACCAAATTGTGCCAAAGTTTGGGGCCTTGTGTTAAGGAGCGGAGGCAGCTATTGGAGGCCCCAGCAGCACTCCCTGAGCTGCTACAGCAGGCCATGATGCAGATGGGGGCCATGCTGCAGCTCTGCTTAGTGCCTGGGACTACAGGCCGCCGCCGCCTGCCTTCAGTTCTCCTCTCAGCTGTCCCTACACTTTTAGAAGTAGACCTGAGCCAGCACCTCAGGGAAGGACAGCCCAAAATTGCTCAGGTGGTGGATACCGACAGAGCACTGCTTTCTCATGTGACACTTTACCAGGATGTCTACACTCAGTTGCTGGAGGAGTTGCCAGCCCTGTCGGGGAATACTCAGTCTTTCCAGGCGGCGTTGCGATTTCTAACCTTGTTCCTTTTGGCCCCAGAGCTCCATTCCAAGGAGAGCTCTGTTTTTGCTTCCATATTTTATTCTGTGCAGAAAGTTCTTACAGGTAAGGTGtgttttttgatgttttaaattaatgtgtatgggggttggggatttagctcagcggtagagcacttgcctagcaagcgcaaggccctgggttcggtccccagctccgaaaaaaagaaaaaagaaaaaaaattaatgtgtatggatattttgcatgcacgtgtgtctgtgtgactggtGCCCTCAAGCTAGAGGACGGTGTCCGATGCCCTGGACTaaagttactgatggttgtgagctaccacgtgggtgctgggagtcagacCTGGTTCTCCGGATTTACAGCCCCTGGCTTTAACCTCCGGGACATCTCCTTAGCCCTGGTAAGATGTTTCTTTATGAGCTGATCCTGTGTTGCAGACGCTGAAGTCAGTGGACTCCATGGCCAAGTTACCACGTTACCGTGCTTCATGTCTTAGGACTCACTCACAGGCCTCTGTCTCTTCAGCACATCCTACTGCTATGTGTGTACCACAACTGGTTCGGCCTCCCGCCTTGAACAGGGTGATACCCCCCAAGGCATGCATTTCCTCTTTCTATATTGGCACATGTAATCAGtcacttcccagtcttccctTCCCTATTCtaggtgtctctgtctctcatataTTAGGGATTATTTTCTGCACATTCGTGCTTTGTTTGTGAAGCAGGAACTTATTTTGTCATAGCTGGCATGGACCTCATTATGTGGACCTGGCTCATCTCCAATTCCGTAcacagatttgtttttaaatcatgtgtatatgtgtgggtctgtgtgtgtgtctgtgcacatgtgagtgcaggtacctgtaGAGTCCAGAGGATGGTTGCTGATTCTTTGCAGCTAGAGTTACACATTTGTAAGCTGCCCGTCATGGATGCTGGAAACCTAATTTGGGTCTTCTGTCTGAACAtatttaaccattgagccatcttgtcaaTCCCCATTTATAGTTTTGAGTTC is a window of Rattus rattus isolate New Zealand chromosome 17, Rrattus_CSIRO_v1, whole genome shotgun sequence DNA encoding:
- the Urb2 gene encoding unhealthy ribosome biogenesis protein 2 homolog; protein product: MAAVYSGISFKLKSKTTSWEDKLKLAHFAWISHQCFLPNKEQVLLDWARQSLVAFYKKKLELQEDIVERLWVYVDNILHSRRLQNLLKNGKTINLQISLVKIINEKIEEFSLSGSKRSICAILSCCQGILSAPALAVIYTAKPELIVALLSQLCWSACRQPEGAMTAKLFEVIHLALDHYLKLQQQQANPRRVFGDMTGHLFQPCLVLRHLLLGGTWTQASQGQLWQVLSRDIRSKIDAVLRGGVFRYDLLSSYKEELLEQQQENVKMGVLKNLLTPMDTVITRLVEPDYVKSDLHALVVASSVSLLYRLFLDSYLKEENQFLCFQVLPRLFGCLQISHLQEGQMEALSLSEWTTELLAVEQLLNLVATCNIYNVAADRIRHGETQFHFYRRVAELLINHSQASVPAWFRCLKILMSLNHLILEPDLDDLLSSAWIDAEVTEFRAKKAQEVLINTVFQTYAKLRQMPQLFQELLEVICRPAAEALRQPLLASGLSMALCACFLELPLSQILDTWSLVLDKFQSLVMPCLQSDTDMAFKAMSLSSLLHCIMFNMQSLDNNMPLPIIRRTQCMMERMLRELVKPLLGLLLDLWSPEPEPWQQKVSDSALLLSYTWAQVDTTLSLHCSQYYSLAVSLARAALDSSNLPLLLPGVETELWKKVEKCIAQSRSLSRYCLEQLYLQKVKRTLIRTNSQSKEALQTLRFDTAHIFDSSRDCLSQKTVTAWDRQVSTMNESLYPVAHWHLIVSNLTVLIPYLCLNDVRYVATVLLRTLPTSKAQGSLAPGESYVTLEKISTALLHSPLFPEMQSLYSAFLTCIIAKCSNILCSGAHNDLSLSQQLPWLFGKDYHTLVAHWETRLAKVGSEGVEPRGEIAQNFLSMVKSGFPIKLDEDQLKGLLELFNVISALRLDSLWPSYHVHLFFLLFSMAVSTLGHCSCPLALQFLVKCYQLLSGLQRGRNARSVFRVMYVSDIFEVVLTSLLQASAEFQVKEDDPAWLQLLQVSGVFLEQLMQMLIQAKLSLVLNFGKITAFLSKYSKGASSKELNIQNLRSRQLLLVALTKLCQSLGPCVKERRQLLEAPAALPELLQQAMMQMGAMLQLCLVPGTTGRRRLPSVLLSAVPTLLEVDLSQHLREGQPKIAQVVDTDRALLSHVTLYQDVYTQLLEELPALSGNTQSFQAALRFLTLFLLAPELHSKESSVFASIFYSVQKVLTGPCIPAPVTQDTEPHLGALLTQMFKAETTEHFGMVLQSILQGLDVTQAWRSDLQVVLCAIRLLNLLLKCPLSGEKASLLWRSCPQIVTALMLQHREACQEQPVALVVVEPILEVLAVLLRKGEESISNPHHVNLAFNILLTVPLEHLKPREFGSVFLKTHNVLFSILQCHSKVMLKAIPSFLNSFNRLLLSVLHEGRQKDQGSMDDLPVVLECARLVERMYSHIATRAEEFTTFSPFLVAQYVTEVQKVTLYPPVKNLLQEGIYLILDLCMERDIQFLRASLQSGARDVFKDLHSDYLKYHKAKHEGEKRYTA